Below is a genomic region from Zeugodacus cucurbitae isolate PBARC_wt_2022May chromosome X, idZeuCucr1.2, whole genome shotgun sequence.
TTTCAGCTATTTGCTCCTCAATCCGATTAGCAAATGCTGGATCCGAGGCATTGCACCAATTCCGTGTTGGGAAATGCGCACGGCCGGTCTTCACCTCCTCTTtggcccaagccaaccgttGCACCTCATCCTCCTTCAGGTTGGACTTTGCCTCGAGTCGGTTACATATTCCGACCGCCGCCTTGTATCGGGCCTTAGCTTTCATCCCCTCCTTGTTAggcttcttccggggccctctcttgttACCAGAGTTGGTACCCACGGTCGACATCTCAGGAGAACGAAGAAGCTCTTCATCCTTTTCAGTGTTGATGCTTACGGCGCTTTCTTGGTCCGAGTCTTCGAGGACTATGGCACCAGTGCGCTGTAAGGTTGGTTTGGCAGTAGTACTGCAACCACTGCAAcctgctcccgttgcagtggaggagtggccgctggcgacacagctctcgctgtgcccgccggtggtagcagcctcatctcccaccgacgtttgggctgatatcccagcccgcTTTTCACTCTTCATTGCGCTCTCCATTGTGAGTTTTTTTAGTTCGGGGTCctctacccctagcgttttatacctaccgCCAGGCACCTCAAGAGCAATGGCCGACATCTTCCCCCATCCATCTCCCTTTGGGAAAGCGTTAAAAGCAGTCCACCTCAGGTAAATGAATGGAGAATTATGTCAGCCTTCGCTGGGTGACGCCTGCCACCACTGTCATGCCTTAGCCAACCAAGCGGCAGCTTGAGTCCATGACAGTGCAAGcagcgccacccattgcccagtcgacacccgcgcggTATGgtatatggtatctacaatgtggctcgttttccgcataattgtaaacacataaatcttagagtgaaaagtgattttttaaataagtaatttttgtttaaaaaactttaaataaatgtaaaatttgaattttattgattgttagtaatgtaatttcaaatatttgaagtgaaaaaagagtgtaaaatgtgttaaagtgtgtgaaattgcttgttgaaattttttattatttgatctTTAAAACGGattatctcgaaaactaggcgtcAGCTGTACATATaactctatatattttttaatccggAGGACGGTGCCCTCAGATCcatagtaatcggaattgtgccgGCCGTACAATTTGCAGCTAAAACCTAGAAATCAGAggttaaatttaagtgaatgtttgtgatcataaaaatttaaagacttcatgtatgtttaattagaaGGACTTgtttcattttcaccttgtattgaggaatcataacgttgttgtatcgctttacaaggacatgtaTACACCGAAAATAGTTCAATGggaatactacagcaagagcatggatgttaaaaCTAGAACTAGAagtataaggtaattattatcatcatttaagtatgttgtgaaaattttatatttactttatattttatagaaaccctcctcacaGAAATTCTAttagtgaaataaatgaaagaacagatcctaCAAAAAAAtagcagtactgaaagtgcacgtgttCGCAGTTTTGGATCTTTCAttcgtgattgtaccaagatgaTTCGActaattgtgcaagaggtacaTTGCtgaatgatgaatgtaatgtgcaagaaagggatgaacgacacacgtacacaagagtttcgAGTCCTTTTGCAATACGCCCTTAATAATCGCATAGAAACGCTCCCTGGCCTTTCACAGAAGAATTCGCCTGTACCTGACTTGCAGAGTGGCTAAATGAGTCTGAAGGAAGACGCACAGCCAAATCATTTCACCACACAGAAACACACCAATCACCACATAATCAAAAGCACCACACTGATACGTTACATTCACCTCATCACGCGAGagaacaccacacacacacacatacatacttagcgcaaaaacttcaacaaaaggGAACGAGAAAGGATCTCGCGCCACCTTTCGTAGATATCAGCCGATCGCTCAGCATCCCCGTGTTGGAGTCATCCCGGTTTCCTTTAAACGTTTTAGATTTTTGTTATACcacgtttaatatttaatataaacattcaTCGCaacatttgttaaaatatacatataaattcttcaaattatatagattgaactaaataaatattgttataattctTACCGAATTGAGTGCGTTTCGCTTTTCTTTAAAGAAGGTGACATAAGGTTACAGGAAAATAAGGTGAGAATATTGttcatggtccttcgagccacaAAGAAAGGCACTGtggctaaataaatataaaaaaattaatatacatatatgtgaaaaagtgtttaataaaataataaaaattatacaagtgacaaacaaaatcaaacaaaaaagaaaaccaaacaacaaaattgtgccAAAAACCGGTTTTGCGAAACAGCAAGTGCAGTGACCTATATTATTTTAGGTACatacagtacatacatatgtatatagtatacactGTGCTACAAAAAGgtacagatataaataaaataaaatatttaccaaataaagaaatgtgcagtgcaaatattcaaaacatacatatttaaatataactaaattttataaaaacaaaaaaaataataataaataaaataaaaaaaattttacaaaaataattaaaatctgtaAAGTAATATTGTTCTGCGAccttttacatacaaatacaaaacaacaaaaatataataaaaatacatatatgtttaatactgtgaaaaaaacaaacaaaaaaattacatagatgttaaacaaaataaaattcaaacgcgcgcgaaactaaaatttaaaacagaaaTCGGGCGCGTTCtaactataaaattaaaactataaaaacaccaaaaatttaaaatataaatcgggcgcgaaataattagaaaaatataatcacACAATAAAGCAACGAAGTCATATTGAAACAATCTACAAAGGAGGAAACGGGAGCAAGAGGACACTAAACAAAGGAGGAAATTAGGAAAGAACATTAAACACAGGAGGAAATTGGAGTAGAGGATCACTAAACACAGGaggaaactaaaacaaaagcagGGGATAATAACTACAAAATTATCCAATTTTACATACGTATTCTCCCAAAAACCCCTTGAGGCGAGACAAAGTAAGTCCTTTCCATTTTTgttaacatatgtaaatatgtatgatatcaaacggttttatcagatataaaaCCAATATAATCCGTTTGAGCGATTCCAAAACGGGAATAAAAAACAGtttgctaaaatatataatcaatatatttatataaaaacataagataATCATTTCCGGCCTTATATGCTTACCCTTgtgtacacaaacacacctataaaaaatagaaaaccaacaaattatattcaagTATTTACTTGCAAAACTTTCAAGCAATACCCCTTCTGTTTTTTCAAACAGTAAGCAGGATTGCATAAAATAGGTAAGCAAAAGGCACAAAAAAACCATAGCAAAGAGAAcaatttcaaacatacatatttacatattcacttaTCAAAACCATAAGCCCAATATATATAAAGGCAACAAACATAACTTAGTACTTACTaatgcaaataaacaaacattcaaatacaaattattatattgaaacatATTAACTCATATATCCACATGTGCAGAGGTTAATCACcttcacattttcacttttcttttctCGCTTTCTTCTTATCGCGctaatataagtatacatatctacacagaTATACGGTATTCATTTGCATACGCGGTAATGCACCCTACATCCgggtatatgcaaatataaaaaatcttaataaataaaaaaaaaaaacgagcatataattttttcttaaaagtaaGCTGAGCGGCAaatactatttgaaaaaaaaacggttaaaatacaaaatacacgtATAAGCTGGtaagaatattataatatataagtacagttttttgtgattggcgttgcaaccgtttagccggttatagccgaatcgacgatagtgcgccacctgtctctctccttcgcagttcggcgccagttggagatcccaagtgtaaccaggtcgctctccacctggtccctccaacggagtggaggccttccccttcctcggcttcctccggcgggtactgcatcgaacactttcagggctggagtgttttcgtccattcggacaacatgacctagccagcgtagccgctgtctttttattcgctgaactatgtcaatgtcgtcgtataactcgtacagctcatcgttccatcgtctgcggtattcgccgttgccaatgttctgaggaccataaatcttgcgcaaaattttcctctcgaaaactcctagtgtcgtctcatctgatgttgacatcgtccaagcttctgcaccgtaaagcaggacgggaatgataagcgacttgtagagcttgattttggttcgtcgagagaggactttactgttcaattgcctactcagtccaaaatagcacctgttggcaagagttattctgcgctggatttcgaggctgacattgttcgtgttgttgatgctggttcccaggtatacgaaattatctacgacctcgaagttatgactgtcaacagagacgtgggagccaagacgcgaatgcgccgactgtttgtttgatgacaggagatatttcgtcttgtcctcattcacctccagacccattcgcttcgcctccttatccatgcgggaaaaagcagaacaaacggcgcggttgttgcttccgatgatatcaatatcatcggcgtacgccaggagctgtacactcttgtagaagattgtaccttctcggtttagctctgcagctcttataattttttccagcatcaggttaaagaagtcgcacgatagtgagtcaccttgtctgaaacctcgtttggtatcgaacggctcggagaggtccttcccaatcatgacggagcttttggtgttgctcaacgtcaatttacacagccgtattagttttgcggggataccaaattcagacatcgcggcgtaaaggcaactccttttcgtgctgtcgaaagcagctttaaaatcgacaaaaaggtggtgtgtgtcgatcctcttttctcgggtcttttccaagatttggcgcatggtgaatatctggtcagttgtcgattttccaggtctaaagccacactgataaggtccaatcagtttgttgacggtgggctttagtctttcacacaatacgctcgatagaaccttgtatgcgatatttaggaggctgatcccacggtaattggcgcagattgtgggatctccctttttatggattgggcagagcacactgagattccaatcgtcaggcatgctttcttccgaccatattctgcaaagaagctgatgcatgcaccttatcagttcttcgccgccgtatttgaatagttctgccggtaatctatcggcccccgctgctttgttgttcttcaagcgggtaattgctattcgaatttcttcatggtcgggtaatggaacatctgttccatcgtcatcgattgggggatcgggttcgccatctcctggtgttgtactctcactgccattcatgcaggtcggagaagtgttccctccataatcccagtatgccctggacatcggttaccagattaccaccttggtctctacatgaggatgctccggtcttgaaaccttcgttaagtcgcttcattttttcataaaattttcgagcattccctctgtctgccagcttctcaagctcttcgtactcacgcatttcggcctctttctttttttgtctgcaaatgcgtctcgcttccctcttcagctctcggtatctatcccatcccgcacgtgttgtggtcgtttgcaatgttgcgaggtaggcagtctgttttctctccgctgcgagacggcactcctcatcgtaccagcttgttttttgtcgttgccgaaaaccaattgtttcggctgcagcggtacgcagtgagtttgagatgccgttccacagttcccttataccgagatgctgatgagtgctctcagagagcaggagtgcaagtcgagtagagtatttcgtggctgtctgttgcgattgcagcttttcgacgtcgaactttccttgtgtttgttgacgggcattctttgctgcacagaggcgggtgcgtatcttcgctgcgaccagataatggtccgagtctatatttggtcctcggagcgtacgcacgtctaaaacacaggagacatgtcttccgtctatcacaacgtgatcgatttggttccgcgtgtttcgatcaggagacagccaagtagcttgatgtattttcttatgctggaatctggtactacagacgaccatatttcgggccaaccaatattttgtataccaaccaattcagcatatcatatgcacataaataggcACATAgcgtgcacacatatgtacaaaggttACTGACCTTCTTTACCTCTTTTACGAGCGCTAATATACAAGGACATACGGATAAGTccgtaatatatataatataaatataaaatcgcatGTAAATACAAACGTGCGGTCAACAAAAACGATTAACGcgtattttagcaaatttaataattttaataactcttatttaccaaaaagagtttcggttttcgagatttatcagttaacaacaaacaatttatcttatcaaattttcaattctaaatgagcacagactcaaaagaatctaaatcaagtcaatttttacaaattccgaaaatggctgatgaagataaaccacaaagcacacctgcagaagctacatgctcaaagcagagtgtaaaacaaaaaagatcaaaagatcctttactatcaagattcatcactgaaagtgatacttttataaactattgcacgcaattcaaagcttcccctattgctgactccacggaatcggttttaaaagtaaaactcgaaagtgtctacgaaatatgggcacgccttctggcagcgtacgatacagtaattgatactgacgacgctgaactcccagaaaacCTGGGACCCAAAAATTTaacaagaaaccagccaggaatatcaaaaattttactcgacagtggctaattgcctgtcagtgttaaaaacgcaaaattctcccatagaatattgggaccatatgatagtaactatctgtgcagaaaaactccctcaggctgcgttactacgatgggaacaatcacttgacgatagaagagcaatgcccacatgggagcaaatgaaaaaattcctcgctgctaggtacgagatagctgagcgaatgggcagccaaaatatgaatgtatCAAGTCTTCAAAATGATTCGAGTAAAACCTCgtttaaacctcaagccagcaataatattcaatacaacAGACACGTTAATAAAAGTCATTCCTTCGTCTGTCAAACTatcatatgacaaaagactgtgaaagcaaattcaattgtgtatattgccaaagaagacatcactcattgcttcatattaacaattttcaaaatatgaagcaaaatcaatttcaaaaaaccacggggttagtcgctacGACCACATCAAATAATCCCGAAAAAAGAGAAGAACAACCATcttgctctaaagcagcaaaaattcaagcgcttcattcagaaaatgaaagcaaaattcttttacccactgcggtcatcaccattgaacataaaggtgatttattcaaactaagagcactaatagatcaaagctctcaaagatcctttatatcttcaaaggttaaaaatcggctcaaactgccaataaaacattctaactttcaaatctcgggaatgggcgggagaattattcaaaattccaacaatatatgcccaatcaccatagtatctccaagtgcggatattagaatagatgcgcaagccatcgttctaccgcaacttacaaatttgcttccaagctatgaagttaataaaaaacactgggaaaaatgctcacatctcaagttagaagatcccaactgtcataccccatcccaaatagacatattattaggcagtgacttaatacctcaaataattcttgaaggtatcgagaaaatctccaataaattgttagccaaaaatacaatctttgggtggattataagtggccaagtcactgaaaaaataaattctttcacaaCACAAGTGGAAAACATcacaaacgaatatttaaataaccaacttaaaatattctgggaagtagaagaattacctcaaatcactcaactttcagaagaagaccaggcatgcgaagcctactgcaagtccacaacaacaagaaacgaacatggtcgttatgttgtgcgactCCCATTCAAACCCACTTTTCCAGAAACCACAGCTCTTggccactctagaatatcagcagtccagcaattcctaagcatggaaaaaagcctgataaagaaaagtgagcttaaatcagcatatgatAATGTGATGGAGGAATATCTTGACCTCAATCACATGGAAGAGACTGTACCAAATTTCCAAAGGTAGatatttgtctttttacctTCCACATCATGGGGTAATAAGACCAGATAAAATCACAACGAAAGTACGagtggttttcaatgcctcaaaaTGTACAagctcaggcaaatcactcaatgacgtactatacacagggccaacattacaacctgacctcatgttgctaatactaaattggcgcatgtttaaatacgtttttatcggagacgttgaaaaaatgtacaggcaaattatggtgcatgaagatgaccaagatttccaacgcatagtcttccgcaatggaattaatagtccaattagcgactacaaacttaaaacagttacctttggcatcaattgcgcaccttatttagccattaggacattacatgaagttgcaaaaacatgcgAAACTAATTTGCCCctagcatcttctgtgttgcaaacacaaacatacgtggacgaCATACTATCAGGTAGCCACAGCATCCCAATAGCGTGCGAATCACTATCTCAAGTGATCAAAGCACTTAATTCAGCAGGTTTTCCCtcaagaaaattacatcaaaccaccccgaaataataaaagatataaaaaaggaagacttattagatacagacttccttaaatttgaaaaagctagtacaacaaaaacactagggattcaatggaatgcgataacagatcaattctcatatacaattgagtcaatatctgcaatgtccgccataaccaaacgccaaatactttcctcggtggcaaaacttttcgaccccgcaggatggctttcgccaataatgattcaagccaaaatcctcattcaagaattgtggcaggatggcactgaatgggatgaacaggtaaaacctatacgcttaacaaaatgggttcaatttgctaacaacttacacaccatatcagaaattcgaatccctcgatgggttaacttcacccctgacattaatgtagaattacacggtttctgtgacgcctctgaaaaggcatattgcgcaacggtctacgtacgaactcagtacgatagcaaaatatcttcacatctcttggtagccaaagccaaagttgcacctttgaagaccactaagcctgccacggctcgaactgaatggtgctcttctgttagcaaaattaatttccataGTTCAAACTCATCTCAAATTAAAcgatcacaaaatgtatctttggtcagactcagaaatagttctagcatggttagaaaaaccaccctaTACTTGGAAGACATATGTCTCTAACCGCATatctcaaatatttgaattagttggcccagcaaaatggcaacatgttgcaagtgcagataacccagcGGATCTCGGCACAAGAGGTTGCaaaccacttcacctcaccagcactacactctggtggaacggtcctacttggctaacagaatcacaagaattctggccaaaatctcctgctcggaatataattccgccggaaagtcggaaaattgaaaattttcatatcactcccgaagaggaggatattctccaccgattttcatcattccCTAGAGCACTAAGGGTAGTCGCTTACATCCATAAATTTATCCAaaggattaaacaaaaaattaagggaatatCATGTGATCATTGCGCACAACTAACTCattccgacttgcaacatgccaaggTCAGCCTTATCTTATATACCCAAACTCGTTATTTCAGTCGAGAGAAATCAAAGCTACTTGAAAAACGACCTCTCGAAAAGGGAAGTTCACTTCTCGTCCTTAACCCATTCCTGGACGCTAATGGAATAATAAGGTCAAATGGAAGACTAGCAAACTCCCGTTTTACCCATTTATTTCTGATATATCTCCATCAGCTCACACTGCATGGTGAGCATcgcttgatgcaacaaatggtccggcaagaattttatataccgcgactaaagccacaaattaaaagaaccatcttcatgtgtaaaccgtgtactatatacaaacacaagatGCGTACGCAGATCATGGCAGCTttaccacctgaacgctgcaattatgctctacccttTACCATCACAGGGGTTGCTtttgctggacctttccagataaaggcctCGATGTTAAGGTCTTCCTCATTTAGAAAATGTATGTGGCTGTCTTGGTATGTtttacgacaaaggcagtacacctAGAGCTATGTTCGAATCTGACTACTGCAGCTTTTCTCAAAAAAACTTTGTTGGAGCTCAAAGAGCCACGGAAAGGGAGTTTTTACAATTCAGCCAAGAAGTAGCCcctgaaattgtcaaaaaatatgcaccccaagggatcgattggcaattcatacccccatgttctccacacatgggcggactctgggaatcagcagtaaaaagcttcaaattccATTTAAAGAAAACGGCAGGTAACCATAAGTTCATTTATGaggagtttaccacactactcgctcgTATCGAAGCCGTTCTTAACTCTAGACCTATCTCACCACTCTCGCATGAACCCTCCGACTTCACAGCCTTAACCCCAGGGCATTTTCTCAAAGGAGCACCCATTCTGGCCATACCTGAGCCAGGCGTGGAGTCGCtatccttattaaacagatgggaacgaattaaaattctccatcatgattTCAGCCATAGATGGAAGGAAGACTATATAAAGACCTCCACAAGAGATACCGGTGGAAAGTTCAAGGAAAAGAACCAAAACTTGGAGATTGTGTCCTTATACAAGACGATTGTCTCCCACCTTCGGAATGGCGACTTGGACGCATAAAGCAGCTTCACTACAGCACCGACGGTCATGTTCGAGTAGTTGATCTCCGCACCCAAACCGGAACGCTAACCAGACCGCTCGTCAAATTATGCTTTCTGCCAACCGCCGAAGATAGAGAAACTTAAATATAATCGAAAACCgaatgttaattaataaatcgtTAAAACAGATAAACCGCTTACAACCGAAAACTCGAACATCAAAAAAAGCCATAAAAACCTAACATAAATAAGATAAGAAATAACAATCTATGCATGCCACATAACGTGGCACTCATGTTCATATTATTGTAGACTCCACaatacatataactaatataacCATTTTTCCATACAGAGCAATATGGACGTAGAAATGGCATCACCATCAACACCAACCATGCGTTCGGTTGTTCCCGCTCCGCGCTCTGGAGCTGCCCCAATCGCAGCACGCCGGACCACCATTCCAACTGCCTCAACCAACAACAGGCACCACCGCGCCAACGGCCCCGGGCAATAGCATGGCATCAACACCTGCATCACCCGCACTAACAGCGGATTTGCAGCGTATTCGATGCCCATTATGTCGACGCCCGCATCGACTATCGCACTGCGGCATTTTTGAAGGCATGCCACCGATGCAACGCCAACAAGTTGCACAGGCACACGGCTATTGCCATCTCACGCAACGCAGGAGTGCCCGTCCAACAATCGCTGCCAAATCTGTGTGCGTTCGCATCACACGCTGCTGCACCGCACTACCAGACGCGACGCAGGGCGACAAGCGGCTCCTCGCACCAGTGATAACATCAGGCGTTCTCAAAGAGCGCCTTTGATACAATACCGCCGGCGTGGACCCCCGTCTGCAGAATCCCGTCACTGGCAATCAGCACGACGTCAGCAGCCTAGGCCGCACTCCCGCCGGTCAACAGGCCTCAGCAGCGTCGTAGCCACGCTACAGCAGCTACAGCGGCTTCTAGGCTAaatattcgcctaggggggccgggatggctaaatgagtctgAAGGAAGACGCACAGCCAAATCATTTCACCACACAGAAACACACCAATCACCACATAATCAAAAGCACCACACTGATACGTTACATTCACCTCATCACGCGAGagaacaccacacacacacacacacacatacattaacATGAGACACCACTTAGcgcaaaaacttcaacaaaaggGAACGAGAAAGGATCTCGCGCCACCTTTCGTAGATATCAGCCGATCGCTAAGCATCTCCGTGTTGGAGTCATCCCGGTTTCCTTTATACGTTTTCGATTTTTGTTATACcacgtttaatatttaatataaacattcaTCGCaacatttgttaaaatatacatataaattcttcaaattatatagattgaactaaataaatattgttataattctTACCGAATTGAGTGCGTTTCGCTTTTCTTTAAAGAAGGTGACATAAGGTTACAGGAAAATAAGGTGAGAATATTGTTCACAGGGTACATACCTCGCGTTTTTCATTGAAATGTAAGTTCGTTTCAAGCTGAGTCCATGCCtcactttaatttatattaagttagaaatagtttaaaaaatatatgtttgcattgtgctttttgttaattatttgaattttgagcCGTTTTCACCATTGTGAATgggctaaataaataaaacaaatttggtAGCACTTACGCAAtcggcgatagaatttttagtGAGGTATCCACATACTAtcttgcacgaattcaactggataactttgttgttcttttcacATGTAACATTGTGGACAAGTTAGCActgcccaaagatagcgagcagagactTCTTTGCCAATCGAATTCAGCTATTATgtgcaaataaattaacaaaaaaagtttaatattttagatCTCAGAAAATAACCCTCGGACACTTTCAACAACAACCACGACGAATGTGCTGATAGATTTGATAAAAAGTTTCTAAATCAGCTGTCTAAATGCACAAATCTGTCATCTGTCccaataaaatttcaagtcgCATTAGTATTTCCTAAGGCGCATTAATTTTGGTCTTTTGTCACTGCATTTAGCGTAATTTTCATTAGCtgtaatcgattggtcacttttCGGCTCGCTATTTTTCGGCGCGACTTGCTTGTCAAAAGCTTTACAACaagttatccagttgaattcgtgcaagagagtatgcggatacctcattaaaaattctatcgcccGTTGCGTAgttgttttttgaaatattttgataattgtatttgatttgaattataaaaattgtaaaattctaaAAAGTGACATTGttccatacaaattttttttatattttgtttctaatctatctatatctataaaacaaaataactcGGAAAAGTCTGAAAGTGGCAAGTAGCAACAGAGAATTCTGAAATGCAAATGAATGATTACATCTACAATGAAACATTGGTGTTGATTGAAGATTTGTGTTTGATTATGTGTTGCAAACTATTGACTGAAATCCTTATACCGCGCTAAATCGTCAAATCAGAAATGTACTGAATCGCAAATTGGAACGTGAGCGTGCATAGGAGAGATTAAT
It encodes:
- the LOC128923035 gene encoding uncharacterized protein LOC128923035, which codes for MLTKMERTYFVSPQGVFGRIPTVPFFVARRTMNNILTLFSCNLMSPSLKKSETHSIRSSFNIHALAVVFPLNYFRCIHVLVKRYNNVMIPQYKVLAANCTAGTIPITMDLRAPSSGLKNI